A window of the Ammoniphilus oxalaticus genome harbors these coding sequences:
- a CDS encoding stage VI sporulation protein F — MDKKDAKGMLKKINEKTNQNWDFDKIKSLAKGFSPEDMKSDKKLKSLIKKVGKSLGVNLNNKKIEKVQEKVKKKFK, encoded by the coding sequence TTGGATAAGAAAGACGCCAAGGGTATGTTAAAAAAGATCAATGAAAAGACGAATCAAAATTGGGACTTTGACAAAATCAAATCGCTGGCCAAAGGTTTTTCTCCGGAGGACATGAAAAGCGACAAGAAGCTGAAGTCTTTGATTAAAAAAGTAGGCAAATCGTTAGGAGTAAATTTAAATAATAAAAAGATTGAAAAGGTCCAGGAGAAAGTAAAAAAGAAATTTAAGTAA
- a CDS encoding S66 peptidase family protein, translated as MAIRPPRLQRGDTIGIVTLGSPLAADTINARIQTLENMGFRIELGKYVYEWQGYLASSDRQRAEDLMDMFQNPEVKMILPTRGGVGVSSIFPYLDRTIISRNPKIVSGYSDISILLNMLYQNANLITFQSLLLIDFKPDTPPYNFDQFFAATSVVSPMRPIENPPDVPPLQSFNAGNVTGPIVGGNLTSLVTGLGTPYEINTRGKILLLEEVHEPINTVYRYFNQLAQAGKFRDCLGIVIGQCSQCPPAYGKSFQDLVDEFILPLNKPTITNLQTAHSYYKAAIPIGATVNLDTAQTALTVMQPTVR; from the coding sequence GTGGCCATCAGACCCCCTCGTTTGCAACGTGGCGATACGATCGGAATTGTCACCTTAGGCAGCCCCCTGGCGGCTGACACGATTAATGCAAGAATTCAAACGTTAGAAAACATGGGCTTTCGCATTGAACTCGGGAAGTACGTGTATGAATGGCAGGGATATTTAGCAAGCTCGGACCGCCAGCGCGCAGAAGACTTGATGGATATGTTTCAAAATCCCGAAGTGAAGATGATCCTTCCTACACGCGGTGGGGTGGGTGTTTCCTCTATCTTTCCTTATTTAGATCGAACAATCATTAGCCGTAACCCGAAGATTGTTTCAGGATACAGCGATATTTCTATTTTACTGAACATGTTATACCAAAACGCGAATTTGATCACTTTTCAAAGTTTGCTATTGATTGACTTTAAACCTGACACTCCTCCGTACAATTTTGATCAATTTTTTGCGGCAACATCTGTTGTTTCTCCAATGAGGCCCATTGAAAATCCCCCAGACGTCCCGCCTTTGCAGAGCTTTAATGCGGGAAATGTAACGGGGCCCATCGTCGGCGGTAATCTTACTTCGCTCGTAACTGGACTGGGAACTCCTTATGAGATAAATACAAGAGGAAAGATCTTGCTCCTTGAAGAAGTCCATGAACCCATTAATACAGTTTATCGATACTTTAATCAACTAGCTCAAGCGGGCAAATTTAGAGATTGCCTTGGGATCGTGATTGGACAATGCTCACAGTGTCCGCCTGCCTATGGAAAATCGTTCCAGGACTTAGTCGATGAATTCATTCTCCCGCTTAACAAACCGACCATAACGAATCTGCAAACCGCCCATAGTTATTACAAAGCGGCGATTCCAATCGGAGCGACGGTGAATTTAGACACGGCGCAAACCGCCTTAACCGTTATGCAACCAACCGTCCGTTAA
- a CDS encoding NlpC/P60 family protein, translating into MKKIAGLLLSTFLIAGVAQANPNTYIVKQGDTLYEIARQHSASVEQIKQWNGLATDQIRIGQPLALAQGATLANAGQTAVGSNRVSSGQAKATIQADRLNVREKGDLSGQVIGSFSRGVVVDVLQRGPQWSLVESGGLKGYVSNDFLQAGAGTSVTTVSRSGNPFESRLQNVVRPLVGTPYKLGGTSPAGFDCSGFTAHVMGQFGVKLPRISEDQFHVGVAVDRANLQPGDLLFFDSYGSGKITHVGIYVGNNRIAHAASRSVSIDDATWYFNNYRYYGAKRVLR; encoded by the coding sequence ATGAAAAAGATTGCGGGACTACTTTTATCCACCTTTTTAATTGCTGGCGTAGCCCAGGCAAATCCGAATACATATATCGTTAAACAGGGCGACACCCTGTATGAGATCGCTCGTCAACATTCTGCTTCAGTGGAGCAAATTAAACAATGGAACGGCCTGGCGACAGATCAGATCCGGATTGGTCAGCCACTCGCTCTCGCTCAAGGGGCTACCCTCGCTAATGCTGGTCAAACGGCTGTAGGATCGAATCGCGTGTCCAGTGGTCAAGCGAAGGCTACGATTCAGGCAGATCGTTTGAATGTGAGAGAGAAGGGTGATTTGTCGGGTCAGGTGATAGGTAGCTTTAGTCGCGGCGTCGTTGTCGATGTGCTGCAAAGGGGACCGCAATGGTCTTTGGTGGAAAGCGGCGGGTTAAAAGGCTATGTTTCCAATGATTTTTTGCAAGCAGGAGCCGGGACTTCCGTGACGACAGTTTCACGATCAGGCAACCCGTTTGAAAGTCGTCTGCAGAATGTTGTAAGGCCTTTGGTAGGAACCCCTTATAAATTAGGTGGGACAAGCCCTGCCGGATTTGATTGCAGCGGTTTTACAGCGCATGTGATGGGGCAGTTTGGCGTAAAGTTACCGCGTATCTCGGAAGACCAGTTTCATGTTGGTGTCGCAGTCGATCGGGCAAATCTGCAACCAGGCGACCTTTTGTTTTTTGATTCCTACGGTAGCGGCAAGATTACGCACGTAGGTATTTATGTAGGAAATAACCGGATTGCGCATGCCGCGTCACGCAGTGTTTCTATTGATGATGCGACCTGGTATTTTAACAATTACCGCTATTATGGGGCAAAGCGTGTATTGCGCTAA
- a CDS encoding superoxide dismutase family protein produces the protein MKCKKMIVSALLAVAVLTGCSLQSTEQTKEEGAQAEAMKQESVAVAEMAETKTVEIINSKGEKIGVATLKEEEKGVRILVEVSKLKPGKHGFHIHEKNFKDTDFDSAGGHFNPTHKEHGLKNPKGHHLGDMHNLEVKSDGTAVQTEFLEQVTLKKDHPHTLIGRSIMIHSDEDDQRSNPAGNSGERIAAGNIVE, from the coding sequence ATGAAATGTAAAAAAATGATCGTCTCTGCCCTGTTGGCCGTTGCCGTCCTTACAGGCTGTTCGCTTCAGTCCACGGAGCAAACAAAAGAAGAAGGGGCGCAAGCGGAAGCGATGAAACAAGAATCGGTTGCGGTAGCAGAGATGGCAGAAACAAAAACGGTGGAGATCATCAACAGTAAAGGTGAAAAAATTGGAGTTGCCACATTAAAAGAAGAAGAAAAAGGGGTACGTATCTTAGTAGAAGTATCAAAATTAAAACCGGGTAAGCATGGCTTCCATATTCATGAGAAAAATTTTAAGGACACTGATTTCGATTCAGCGGGGGGACATTTTAATCCGACGCATAAAGAACACGGATTGAAAAATCCGAAAGGCCATCATCTAGGGGACATGCATAATCTAGAAGTAAAAAGCGATGGGACAGCGGTTCAGACTGAATTTTTAGAACAAGTTACCTTAAAAAAAGATCATCCGCATACGTTAATTGGCAGATCAATTATGATTCACTCAGATGAAGATGATCAACGCAGCAATCCGGCTGGGAATTCAGGCGAGCGGATCGCCGCAGGCAACATCGTCGAATAA
- a CDS encoding ATP-dependent helicase: MQGFFIRKEQELGVALNEAQKQAVAHTDGALLLLAAPGSGKTTTLIMRIGYLIEEKGVQPSRIKAVTFSRAAAADMQERYRRFFPQLPLIDFSTIHSLAYEVTRDYLKKQGVGYQIIEGNVGGTGQGHPRLHKRIILRKLFQKIVGESITDDQLDELTTYISYVKNKLIPRDKWAEVKIDVPKAERILRGYEAFKRKDAKRLLLDYDDMLTLANHIFDSDEQLLGSYQQRFDYVLTDESQDTSLVQHAIIEKLIRPHGNLCVVADDDQSIYSWRGAEPAYLLQFKEFYPDATILYMEQNYRSSKQIVDVANQFIQRNRQRYNKKMFTENPAREPIQIQSFVDHRQQTTYLVEHIKQHGQFSDVAVLYRNHSSSIALMNQFDRAGIPFYMKDADNRFFSHWIVEDILNFMRMTFTDKRVDILEKIHLKFNGYISKRQMEALKDINNDKSVFDNLLRYFQMPDYQIKRLKASKNAFQQMKGMPPLQAIHVIRGKLGYEKALERMCEHLGFNQDYLFGILNTLEQIATTLPSMEAFAQRLTYLETELKRAQKRKDQNVVTFSTLHSAKGLEFEQVYMIDLLDGILPSASDQGDAALMEEAARLFYVGMTRAKTRLQLLSYQQIGHDKTAESSFVTVVKEMINRSEQRPNKEQRMLNPNAIQDRQQLFHGAVVKHHIFGNGSILRVTDEQVHIQFQDTEKVLSINTCLKRGLLEPV, from the coding sequence ATGCAAGGCTTTTTTATACGGAAGGAACAAGAATTGGGCGTTGCTTTAAACGAGGCGCAAAAACAAGCTGTCGCCCATACAGATGGGGCGCTATTGTTGCTGGCGGCTCCAGGATCCGGGAAAACAACGACGTTAATCATGAGAATCGGCTATCTGATTGAGGAAAAAGGGGTCCAACCATCACGAATTAAAGCGGTGACGTTCAGTCGAGCGGCGGCAGCTGATATGCAAGAACGCTATAGACGTTTTTTTCCGCAACTCCCGCTCATCGATTTTTCAACGATTCATAGTTTGGCTTATGAGGTAACGCGGGATTATTTGAAAAAGCAAGGTGTTGGCTATCAGATTATTGAAGGAAATGTAGGGGGAACGGGACAAGGCCACCCGCGATTGCATAAGCGGATCATTTTGCGTAAATTGTTTCAGAAAATTGTTGGTGAGTCAATTACAGATGATCAGTTGGATGAGCTGACGACGTATATTAGTTACGTGAAAAACAAACTAATCCCAAGGGACAAGTGGGCGGAAGTAAAGATTGACGTTCCAAAAGCGGAACGCATTTTACGGGGTTATGAAGCGTTTAAAAGAAAAGACGCCAAGCGATTATTGTTAGATTACGATGATATGTTAACGCTGGCCAATCACATTTTTGATTCGGATGAACAATTGCTGGGCAGCTATCAACAACGTTTCGACTATGTTTTAACCGACGAAAGTCAGGATACGTCGCTTGTTCAACATGCGATTATTGAAAAGTTAATAAGACCCCATGGAAATTTATGTGTCGTAGCAGACGATGATCAGAGTATTTATAGTTGGCGCGGAGCCGAACCCGCTTACTTGCTTCAATTCAAAGAGTTTTATCCCGATGCGACGATTCTATATATGGAACAAAACTACCGTTCATCCAAACAAATCGTCGATGTTGCCAATCAATTTATCCAACGGAACCGTCAGCGCTACAATAAAAAGATGTTCACGGAAAACCCTGCGCGAGAACCGATTCAAATCCAATCATTTGTCGATCATCGACAGCAAACAACTTACCTCGTAGAACACATTAAACAACACGGTCAGTTCTCTGATGTGGCGGTGCTGTACCGAAATCATTCGTCATCCATTGCCCTTATGAATCAGTTTGACCGAGCGGGAATCCCATTTTATATGAAGGACGCGGACAACCGCTTTTTTTCACACTGGATTGTAGAGGACATCTTGAATTTTATGCGGATGACATTTACAGATAAACGCGTCGATATTTTAGAGAAAATCCATCTCAAATTTAACGGTTATATAAGTAAGCGGCAAATGGAAGCGTTGAAGGATATCAATAACGATAAGTCTGTTTTTGATAACTTGTTGCGTTATTTTCAAATGCCAGATTATCAGATTAAACGATTGAAAGCGTCTAAAAATGCGTTTCAACAAATGAAAGGGATGCCGCCGCTTCAGGCAATTCATGTCATTCGGGGAAAGCTTGGTTATGAGAAAGCATTGGAAAGAATGTGTGAACACCTTGGTTTTAATCAAGACTACCTATTTGGAATTTTGAACACGTTAGAACAGATCGCCACTACGTTGCCTTCCATGGAAGCATTCGCCCAGCGCTTAACGTATTTGGAGACGGAATTGAAGCGAGCGCAAAAGAGGAAAGATCAGAATGTCGTTACCTTTTCTACGCTTCATAGCGCTAAAGGACTGGAGTTTGAACAGGTGTATATGATTGATTTACTCGACGGCATCCTGCCTTCGGCAAGCGATCAGGGCGACGCTGCCCTTATGGAAGAAGCGGCGCGTTTATTTTATGTAGGGATGACGCGGGCGAAAACACGCCTCCAGCTGCTCAGTTATCAACAGATTGGTCATGATAAGACGGCTGAATCGTCTTTTGTAACAGTAGTTAAAGAGATGATCAATCGTTCGGAACAAAGACCGAATAAAGAACAACGAATGCTGAATCCGAATGCAATCCAAGATCGCCAGCAACTATTCCACGGCGCAGTCGTTAAGCATCATATTTTTGGAAACGGTTCAATTTTGCGGGTGACCGATGAGCAAGTGCATATTCAATTTCAAGACACGGAGAAAGTGTTATCAATTAACACTTGTTTAAAGAGAGGTCTTTTAGAACCCGTATAG
- a CDS encoding beta-ketoacyl-ACP synthase III, whose protein sequence is MKRAGIIGIGHYVPETVVTNKDLEEKLDTSDEWITTRTGIRERRIASDEMDTSDLATQAALAAIENAGIGVEEIDLILVATSTADYHGFPSVACLVQNKLKAKTVGAMDVSAACSGFIYAMVMAKQFIETGANQRVLVIGAEKMSKMVDWSDRNTAVLFGDGAGAVILGPVSEDRGILSYEMGADGSGADELFVDDYLQMNGREVFKFAVRQMPDTIQRVVDQAGLTVSEVDFLIPHQANTRIIQSAADKLGIPEQKVSVTVDKYGNTSSASIPLSLVQEVQLGKIEDGDLLVLVGFGAGLTWASLTLRWGK, encoded by the coding sequence ATGAAGAGAGCTGGGATTATTGGAATTGGTCATTACGTGCCGGAAACGGTTGTTACAAATAAAGATCTAGAAGAAAAGTTAGATACGAGCGACGAATGGATTACGACACGAACTGGAATCCGCGAGCGAAGAATTGCATCGGATGAAATGGATACGTCGGACTTAGCTACGCAAGCCGCTTTAGCCGCGATCGAGAATGCGGGAATCGGAGTAGAGGAAATCGATCTGATTTTAGTCGCCACTTCTACAGCCGATTATCATGGATTCCCATCTGTCGCTTGCTTAGTGCAAAACAAGTTAAAAGCGAAAACAGTCGGAGCAATGGACGTGAGCGCCGCTTGCTCAGGTTTTATTTATGCGATGGTCATGGCAAAGCAGTTTATTGAAACAGGCGCAAACCAACGTGTGTTAGTCATCGGAGCGGAAAAAATGTCGAAGATGGTGGACTGGTCTGATCGAAATACCGCTGTGTTATTTGGTGATGGCGCAGGAGCAGTCATTCTCGGGCCAGTTTCAGAAGACAGAGGGATCTTATCCTATGAGATGGGGGCCGATGGCAGCGGCGCGGATGAACTATTCGTCGATGATTATTTGCAAATGAATGGTCGTGAAGTGTTTAAATTTGCGGTGCGTCAAATGCCGGACACGATTCAACGGGTTGTGGATCAAGCGGGCTTAACGGTCAGCGAAGTCGATTTCCTAATTCCGCACCAAGCGAATACGCGCATTATTCAATCTGCGGCGGATAAGCTGGGCATCCCTGAACAAAAAGTTTCGGTGACTGTTGATAAATATGGGAATACTTCCTCGGCATCGATTCCCTTATCCTTAGTTCAAGAGGTCCAACTCGGTAAGATTGAGGATGGAGACCTACTTGTGTTGGTTGGGTTTGGGGCGGGCTTAACTTGGGCTTCGCTCACGCTACGCTGGGGTAAATAA
- a CDS encoding sporulation protein YjcZ, producing the protein MSSFGGWFEDNDFLVILVLFILLVIIFAGFDR; encoded by the coding sequence ATGAGTTCTTTTGGCGGATGGTTTGAAGATAACGATTTCTTAGTGATTTTGGTGTTGTTCATTTTATTAGTGATTATCTTTGCGGGTTTTGACCGTTAA
- a CDS encoding lysophospholipid acyltransferase family protein, with protein sequence MYHTIRAIVKFYLHLRFRIKIEGIEHIPKDSCILAMNHTSNYDPILVGTHTPRKMYIMAKEELFRIGWFGRLITEMGAFPIKRGQADLKSLKHSLKLLKDGQIFSIFIEGTRSKSGEIQEAKKGIGFIAARSKATVIPTYIHGVNNGWFKPAGVVFGPPIEFPDGLGHEEIANLIAEEIRKLKQQHDSDA encoded by the coding sequence GTGTACCATACGATACGGGCGATTGTGAAATTTTACCTCCATCTTCGATTCCGCATCAAAATCGAAGGGATTGAACATATTCCGAAGGATTCCTGTATTCTAGCGATGAATCATACAAGTAATTACGATCCGATCCTCGTCGGCACGCACACCCCGCGCAAGATGTATATTATGGCAAAAGAAGAACTCTTTCGCATTGGTTGGTTCGGTCGCTTGATTACAGAAATGGGCGCCTTCCCTATAAAACGAGGACAAGCAGACTTAAAATCGCTTAAACACAGCTTAAAATTGCTTAAAGATGGACAGATCTTCTCTATCTTTATTGAAGGAACACGCTCAAAAAGCGGGGAAATCCAAGAGGCGAAAAAGGGAATCGGGTTTATTGCCGCTCGCAGTAAAGCTACCGTGATTCCAACATATATCCATGGCGTCAACAATGGGTGGTTTAAACCCGCTGGCGTTGTGTTTGGACCACCGATTGAGTTTCCTGACGGGCTTGGTCACGAGGAAATCGCTAACTTAATAGCGGAAGAAATTCGGAAACTAAAACAGCAACACGACAGCGACGCTTAG
- the recJ gene encoding single-stranded-DNA-specific exonuclease RecJ, whose amino-acid sequence MLWMPYESSALPTEMGEWLLANQIPLLFGSILKRRGVTTPAQLEQLFHGTLADVTPSTAFGPQIFRGVERLRKAFVNKEKVVIVGDYDADGTTAAAVIMTVLNQLKPHYGFEVDYLIPDRFTEGYGLNDNNLPRLLAMNPQLVITVDCGVSSDAQIQNLKQKGIDTIVTDHHEPKQFFPKHAHAVIHPMVTDYPDPNICGCTVAYQFMKALWECNGKQAPKWVEEDLLDLVAVGTVCDIMPLQGDNRILVRIGMEKIMEGKRLAFKLMKERLGWKQVNANTLGFSIGPRINAAGRMKEADPVVHLLLSNDAAYCASILDELETRNNERKAAQEHVVEIGLKQAQQSPYRHLLAIIDDSFHEGVVGIAASKIMDQYYRPTFCLAKQDGVVKGSARSIEGVHLFQLMEKHQHLLGNKWGGHAAAAGMTFEDESLVEPFFKALDEELATYPSDVWQRINRWDASFSLNEIADLNRFFEVLTKLEPFGQGFPEITWAIRGTLLPGRMLKEDQKIGKLKHHSIEIPFAMWSGANRAEFHQEQTYYGQFQYSDYWKSMQIVPRWVD is encoded by the coding sequence ATGTTGTGGATGCCCTATGAATCTAGCGCGCTGCCAACGGAAATGGGCGAATGGCTACTAGCAAACCAAATCCCGCTCCTGTTCGGTTCCATTTTAAAACGACGGGGCGTGACCACTCCCGCGCAACTAGAGCAACTTTTTCACGGAACTTTAGCCGATGTGACGCCGAGCACCGCTTTCGGCCCACAAATTTTTCGGGGGGTTGAGCGATTACGGAAAGCCTTTGTAAACAAGGAAAAGGTTGTCATTGTCGGCGATTACGATGCGGATGGCACGACAGCAGCCGCCGTAATCATGACAGTGCTTAACCAATTAAAACCGCACTACGGCTTTGAGGTAGACTACTTAATCCCCGATCGTTTTACGGAAGGTTATGGCTTAAACGACAACAATCTACCGCGTCTATTAGCGATGAATCCACAGCTGGTCATCACAGTTGATTGCGGCGTCTCTAGCGATGCCCAAATCCAAAACTTGAAACAAAAAGGGATCGATACGATCGTGACAGATCACCATGAGCCGAAACAATTCTTTCCAAAACATGCCCATGCAGTGATTCACCCGATGGTTACGGATTATCCGGATCCCAACATTTGCGGCTGTACCGTTGCCTATCAATTTATGAAAGCCCTTTGGGAGTGCAATGGAAAACAGGCGCCAAAATGGGTCGAAGAAGACCTACTAGACTTAGTTGCGGTCGGCACCGTATGCGATATCATGCCGCTCCAAGGTGACAATCGGATTTTGGTCCGGATCGGCATGGAGAAAATAATGGAAGGCAAACGGTTAGCGTTTAAATTGATGAAAGAGAGACTAGGTTGGAAACAGGTCAACGCAAACACGCTCGGATTTTCGATCGGACCAAGAATCAACGCTGCCGGACGGATGAAAGAGGCTGACCCCGTGGTCCATCTGTTACTTTCGAATGATGCCGCCTACTGCGCATCTATTTTAGATGAACTGGAAACGCGCAACAATGAACGGAAAGCCGCGCAAGAGCACGTTGTTGAAATTGGGCTTAAGCAGGCGCAACAATCACCTTATCGCCACCTGCTCGCGATCATTGACGACAGTTTCCACGAAGGTGTCGTAGGGATTGCCGCTTCCAAAATTATGGACCAATATTACCGCCCAACCTTTTGCTTAGCGAAACAAGATGGCGTCGTAAAAGGATCTGCCCGTTCGATTGAAGGGGTGCATCTATTTCAATTAATGGAAAAACACCAACATTTACTTGGCAATAAATGGGGAGGTCATGCCGCTGCCGCAGGCATGACATTCGAAGATGAAAGCCTTGTTGAACCATTTTTCAAAGCATTAGATGAGGAACTAGCAACCTATCCTTCTGATGTATGGCAGCGCATCAATCGTTGGGACGCTTCCTTTTCATTGAACGAGATCGCTGACCTCAATCGCTTTTTCGAAGTGTTGACCAAATTGGAGCCATTTGGACAAGGGTTTCCTGAGATTACGTGGGCCATCCGCGGCACGTTGCTGCCAGGTCGAATGTTAAAAGAGGACCAGAAAATTGGCAAGTTGAAACACCATTCGATTGAGATTCCGTTCGCGATGTGGTCAGGGGCAAACCGCGCCGAGTTCCATCAAGAACAAACATACTACGGCCAATTCCAATATAGCGACTACTGGAAATCAATGCAGATTGTGCCCCGCTGGGTAGATTGA
- a CDS encoding YpdA family putative bacillithiol disulfide reductase, which yields MEQALIIGAGPCGLSAAVELKKRGIDPLIIEKGCIVNSIFHYPTQMQFFTTPELLEIGEIPFMTAHEKPSRAEALNYYREVANRGELRIRNYEQVERVERGDGYFKVSSVDRFQTKHEYQARFVIVATGYFDNPNRLGVPGEELPKVTNYFKEAHPYQGMKVAIIGGKNSAVEAAMQLVRVGAEVTLIYRREAFTSSVKPWIRPLIDSMIEKGLVQVHWNSHVTEIKERSIVVDIGGRQEKIDNDAVLAMIGFHPDRKLLFSMGIELSEETGAPVHNPATMETNAPGIYIAGVIAAGNNANEIFIENGRFHGGVIAEHIKNRIS from the coding sequence TTGGAACAAGCGCTCATTATTGGGGCAGGTCCTTGTGGTCTTTCCGCTGCGGTCGAGTTGAAAAAAAGGGGAATTGATCCGTTAATCATTGAAAAAGGGTGTATCGTTAATTCGATTTTTCACTATCCGACCCAAATGCAGTTCTTTACAACGCCTGAATTACTGGAAATCGGGGAAATTCCGTTTATGACCGCGCATGAAAAACCTTCACGGGCGGAGGCATTAAATTATTATCGTGAAGTAGCCAACCGCGGGGAACTTCGCATTCGAAATTATGAGCAAGTGGAACGTGTAGAGCGGGGCGATGGATACTTTAAGGTAAGTTCTGTCGACCGCTTTCAGACGAAACATGAATATCAAGCGCGTTTTGTGATTGTAGCCACGGGTTATTTTGATAATCCGAATCGACTGGGTGTGCCTGGTGAAGAGTTGCCTAAAGTGACGAATTACTTCAAAGAAGCCCATCCGTATCAAGGAATGAAGGTGGCGATTATTGGCGGCAAAAATTCCGCGGTTGAAGCGGCGATGCAGCTTGTCAGAGTGGGCGCTGAGGTGACTCTCATTTATCGCAGGGAGGCATTTACTTCAAGTGTGAAACCATGGATTCGTCCGTTAATTGACAGTATGATTGAAAAAGGCCTAGTTCAGGTTCATTGGAATTCACATGTTACGGAAATTAAGGAGCGGTCGATTGTCGTGGACATCGGGGGGCGACAAGAGAAGATTGACAATGATGCGGTGCTGGCAATGATTGGTTTTCATCCTGATCGGAAGCTATTGTTTTCGATGGGGATCGAACTGTCTGAAGAAACAGGGGCGCCTGTCCATAATCCCGCTACAATGGAAACGAACGCGCCCGGTATTTATATTGCGGGAGTTATCGCCGCGGGTAATAATGCTAATGAAATTTTTATTGAAAATGGTAGATTCCATGGCGGTGTCATCGCCGAGCACATTAAAAATAGAATAAGTTAA
- a CDS encoding C40 family peptidase, with the protein MYIRKKMAVMFAVTTIGLGFISPFQGQAKAQTSQTQTSTSQKVLQAGLKYLGTPYEFGSNRNSARTLDCSDFTRRAFLNGAGVDITTNSRTQANYVKKIGKTTTQLTSLKPGDLMFFMSYRGPKASSYTGTNKFNQRITHVSIYLGNGKMLHTYSNQSGGVRVDQIAGTHWQHRFIFGGSAIK; encoded by the coding sequence GTGTATATTAGAAAAAAAATGGCCGTTATGTTTGCGGTCACGACAATTGGTTTAGGCTTCATCTCACCTTTTCAGGGACAAGCCAAGGCCCAAACATCCCAAACACAAACGTCTACTAGCCAAAAAGTACTTCAAGCCGGCTTGAAGTACTTAGGAACTCCTTATGAGTTTGGCTCCAACCGAAACAGCGCGCGCACACTTGATTGCTCCGACTTTACACGTAGAGCATTCCTAAATGGAGCGGGCGTGGACATAACAACGAACTCTAGAACCCAGGCAAACTACGTAAAAAAAATCGGAAAAACAACGACACAACTAACAAGCTTAAAACCAGGGGACTTGATGTTCTTTATGTCCTACCGCGGCCCAAAAGCGAGTTCTTACACCGGTACCAACAAGTTTAATCAAAGAATTACTCACGTCTCGATTTACCTAGGGAACGGAAAGATGTTACACACCTACTCCAATCAATCAGGTGGGGTGCGCGTCGACCAAATCGCAGGTACTCATTGGCAACACCGCTTTATTTTTGGAGGCAGCGCAATCAAATAG